DNA sequence from the Methanolobus psychrophilus R15 genome:
GATATTGGGAAGGATGCTCAGGAGAAGGCGCGGCTGGGGAAGATGATTGAAGAGCTCATGGCTTATGATGAAGTACTGAAGAATAAGGCCGATGCGTACATTGAGATTAATCTGGATGATGGGGTTGTGGTGAATTACGGGAAGTTTGAAGGGTTGGTGGAGAAGATATGACCATCAAAATTGCAAACTTTCAAATGAAACTATATAATATTATAATATACAGTGATAGATGATAGTAATCGTCTTTAGTAGAACTCAAATCTTTAAATGATTATGAATTGAATTTGATCTCAAACAATAGTTAATTTTTATCAAGGTGTATATTATGGATTCAATTATAGGTGTTGTCTATCCTCTTCATAAAGATGTAATTGACTATATGTTCTCAAACAAAAAGGATGTTTTTGTAAAGTATACTTCACGCCAACCTCAAAAAAAATCAAGTATCAAGATTAAAGAAGGGATGAAATTATACTTTTATGAGTCAGGTGGGAGTAAATCTATAATCGGTGAAACCACTATCCTAAAATACGATTATTTAGACATGCAGTCTGTATTAGATAAATATCTTGAGAGGTTAATTGTTTCAGAAGAAGATTTCAGGACATATGCTAAAGGCAGAGAACAGAAGAAAGCTTTGGTTTTAGAGTTTGGTTCTTTAAAGAAGTATAAAGAGCCAGTGAAATTGTTAAAACCTATCACAATGGCTGGACTTCATTTAACTGAAGAGAGAAAAAAAGAACTTTTTGCTCAAGACTATTGATAAGAAAATACAACCCGACAAATCAAGATGATGTGCTATAATATGATTTGTGGGAGTGCTTTTTTAAATTAGTATTAAAGTGATGAAATTGCTAGTATTGGGTTGTGAGAAGGATATGAAACACAAATTAAAGCAAGAATTTCAACCATCTGATAGATTAAACCAGGAGGTTGAAAAAAAGTTACCTCTATCTTGTAAGATACTGGAAGATATTGAAAGAAGCGAGTTTGCAAAAGATAGGGATCGTATTCTGTTTTCACGACCATTTAGGCGTTTACAGCATAAAGCACAGGTATTCTCCAATGAAACAGGAGACCATTATAGAACAAGACTGACTCATACTTTAGAAGTTTCTCAGATAGCACGGAGTTTAGCAAGATATTTGGGTGCAAATGAGGACCTTGTTGAAGCAATAGCTCTTGGGCATGATATTGGTCATACTCCGTTTGGGCATCAGGGGGAAAGAGTATTAGATCAAGTTATGAGTGGTGAGGATAAACTTGGTCTGATCAAGTATCCTTTGAATTTTGGTGGGTTCAAACACAATTTCAATGGTTTGCGTGTGTTGGATGTCGTTCAATCTAAATTTGAGGATTATGAAGGATTAAATCTCTCATGGCAGGTCTTAGAGGGAATTCTGAAACATACAAAGATAAAAAAGCACAAAAATTGTGAAGAGTACGGAAATTGCTGGGATATAAGGCGATTTGTCAGTGACCAGTCTTTGATAGAAAGGTTATACGTGAAGTATGAGTTTTCAGTTACGCTTGAAGGTCAAATTGTAGCAATAGCTGATGAAATTGCTCAAAGACAACATGACATTGACGATGGTCTAAGAAATAAAGCGTTAGGGATTCAATTAGGCAAATTATACGATGAAGTAATAGGTATTATCGAAAAAATCGTTTCTAACAAAGCACTATATACAAATATAGAAAAAGAACATTTAGATGACTTAATAGAACTTTTAATCCGGCTTCATCAAAGTTTACTCGAAAATAAAGAAGCAACCCAACTACTTAAAACAGATAGCTTAGTACGAAATATTATTGAATACCTCATTCTTGATGTTTTTGCCAATTCTCGCGTGAAAATCCAAGGAAATCTAAAACTAACTCCAGATGGAGAAAGGAAAATATTACAAAGCCAAGTTGTCTGTTTCTCTCTAGTTGGTAGAGATTTAAACAAAGAACTTGAAAAACTTGTCAAATACCGGATTATAAATTCATATGAAGTCAATAAATTTGATGGCAAATCTCGCTTTATTGTGAGACAGCTTTTTAAGGCATTCTATACAAATCCACGTCAGATGCCTTCTTATGTGTTAGGAAGGCTTGCAACAAATTTAAACCAGAATTGGGATTTCTATTATCCTATAAAGCTCACACATAATGGAGAAACTATAGCATTAAACAATATTAATTTCAACAAAATGAATCGT
Encoded proteins:
- a CDS encoding putative deoxyguanosinetriphosphate triphosphohydrolase; its protein translation is MKHKLKQEFQPSDRLNQEVEKKLPLSCKILEDIERSEFAKDRDRILFSRPFRRLQHKAQVFSNETGDHYRTRLTHTLEVSQIARSLARYLGANEDLVEAIALGHDIGHTPFGHQGERVLDQVMSGEDKLGLIKYPLNFGGFKHNFNGLRVLDVVQSKFEDYEGLNLSWQVLEGILKHTKIKKHKNCEEYGNCWDIRRFVSDQSLIERLYVKYEFSVTLEGQIVAIADEIAQRQHDIDDGLRNKALGIQLGKLYDEVIGIIEKIVSNKALYTNIEKEHLDDLIELLIRLHQSLLENKEATQLLKTDSLVRNIIEYLILDVFANSRVKIQGNLKLTPDGERKILQSQVVCFSLVGRDLNKELEKLVKYRIINSYEVNKFDGKSRFIVRQLFKAFYTNPRQMPSYVLGRLATNLNQNWDFYYPIKLTHNGETIALNNINFNKMNRTEVEMLIESLKLENLDTISKVPLKMRILMQESTNEREISEAFYEELKSINSLKIDELNTSSTDRLLKCLLENHYAYLSTICDYISGMSDNYANTEYRKLYLVD